A genomic region of uncultured Roseibium sp. contains the following coding sequences:
- a CDS encoding glycosyltransferase family 4 protein — protein sequence MHQFKPGTTVLQVIPDLNSGGAERTTVDVARAIVDAGGTALVVSQGGQMVAELKGSGAEHIVLPVKTKNPVTMFRNAGALKDLITARQVDIVHARSRAPAWSALRAARAARVPFVTTYHGTYKQSNALKSFYNSVMARGDAVIANSRFIADLITARHPFAQERITVIPRGSDLKGLAPDSVSALRQQALKDSWGVPAGKPIVLNMARLTGWKGQKVVIAAMAHLRDMGHRDPVAILAGDAQGRDSYVADLKKMIADNALQDQVRLVGHCSDVPAALALADVSVVASIEPEAFGRAAVEAQAAGVPVIVSDHGAVPETVLAPPEVAEDERTGWRVVPDDSTALAVALNAVLAQEPGMLKAMKARALDHVQRNFSVETMCSRTLDVYAKLLDQAASG from the coding sequence TTGCATCAATTCAAGCCCGGGACGACTGTCCTGCAAGTGATCCCCGACCTGAATTCGGGCGGCGCCGAACGCACGACCGTCGACGTCGCGCGGGCGATCGTCGATGCCGGCGGCACGGCATTGGTGGTCAGCCAGGGCGGGCAGATGGTTGCGGAACTGAAAGGGTCGGGCGCAGAGCATATCGTCTTGCCGGTCAAGACCAAGAACCCGGTGACGATGTTCCGGAACGCCGGTGCGCTGAAGGATCTGATCACCGCGAGGCAAGTCGATATCGTGCATGCCAGGAGCCGGGCACCCGCCTGGTCGGCCCTGCGCGCCGCGCGCGCCGCGCGTGTCCCCTTCGTCACCACCTATCACGGCACCTACAAGCAATCGAATGCCCTTAAATCCTTCTACAATTCGGTGATGGCGCGCGGCGATGCCGTGATCGCGAATTCCCGCTTCATCGCGGATCTGATCACCGCGCGCCATCCGTTTGCGCAAGAGAGGATAACCGTGATCCCGCGTGGCTCGGACCTGAAAGGCCTCGCCCCTGACAGTGTGAGCGCATTGCGGCAGCAGGCCCTGAAGGACAGCTGGGGTGTGCCGGCCGGAAAACCGATTGTGCTGAACATGGCGCGCCTGACCGGCTGGAAGGGGCAGAAGGTCGTGATCGCGGCCATGGCTCACTTGCGCGACATGGGCCACAGGGACCCGGTCGCCATCCTGGCCGGAGATGCGCAAGGCCGGGACAGCTATGTCGCGGACCTGAAAAAAATGATCGCCGACAACGCATTGCAGGACCAGGTCCGGCTGGTCGGCCATTGCAGCGATGTGCCGGCGGCGCTTGCCCTCGCCGACGTGTCGGTCGTCGCCTCGATCGAGCCCGAAGCCTTCGGAAGAGCGGCGGTCGAGGCACAGGCGGCCGGCGTGCCTGTCATCGTTTCCGATCACGGCGCCGTCCCGGAGACCGTTCTGGCTCCGCCCGAAGTCGCGGAAGACGAGCGCACCGGCTGGCGCGTCGTGCCGGACGACTCAACGGCGCTTGCCGTTGCGCTCAACGCGGTTCTTGCGCAGGAGCCGGGGATGCTGAAGGCGATGAAGGCGCGCGCGCTTGACCATGTGCAACGGAATTTCTCGGTCGAAACGATGTGCAGCCGTACCCTTGATGTCTACGCAAAGCTGCTGGATCAGGCCGCGAGCGGGTAG
- the thpR gene encoding RNA 2',3'-cyclic phosphodiesterase, with translation MPRLFTGLEIPSETALMLSMLRGGLRGARWIDPENYHLTLRFIGDIDDRTADEVVAALDRVRREPVEIRLTGLGSFGNGKPHAVWARVEPTTQLAELQAEQERILQRMHLPAERRKYIPHVTIARCKTSTNEDVAKWLSERGNFQAPPFVAGRFVLFSAKSSVGGGPYLVEEAYPLAA, from the coding sequence ATGCCGCGCCTATTCACAGGCCTTGAGATTCCGTCTGAAACGGCTCTCATGCTTTCCATGCTCCGGGGAGGCCTCCGGGGCGCCCGCTGGATCGATCCGGAAAACTATCATCTCACGCTGCGCTTCATCGGAGACATCGATGACCGTACCGCCGACGAAGTCGTCGCGGCGCTTGATCGCGTTCGGCGCGAACCGGTCGAAATCCGGCTGACCGGCCTCGGATCCTTCGGAAACGGCAAACCGCACGCCGTCTGGGCCCGGGTAGAACCGACGACACAGCTTGCGGAGCTTCAGGCCGAACAGGAGCGTATTCTGCAGCGCATGCATTTGCCCGCGGAACGCCGGAAATACATTCCCCATGTCACGATCGCACGCTGCAAGACATCCACCAACGAGGATGTCGCCAAATGGCTCAGCGAGCGGGGTAACTTTCAGGCGCCGCCCTTTGTTGCTGGTCGCTTTGTCCTGTTTTCGGCGAAGTCGAGCGTAGGTGGCGGCCCTTATCTGGTTGAAGAGGCCTACCCGCTCGCGGCCTGA
- a CDS encoding aldo/keto reductase — translation MEKRRLGRTDMHVSSLCLGTMTFGEQNTEAEGHAQMDYAFDKGINFFDAAELYPIPSNRETQGRTERIIGTWFEKTGHRDKVVMATKVVGRTVMDWFRENGQTGELSRSQIEFAVDRSLKNLKTDYIDLYQIHWPDRNVSGFGSNPTRWKDAEPVENEHSIQSTLEVMGDLVKAGKVRAVGVSNESSWGTMRYVTASELYDVPRIASIQNAYSMVNRTFETGLAEIARREEVGLLAYSSLAQGYLTGKYRNGALPAGARKTLFNKMQRYEHPRTFEAVDAYFSLAQEAGLDPAQMALAFAKSRSFMTSVIIGATRMDQLETDVAAGDLLLSDDVLEKIDAVHQQFGNTAP, via the coding sequence ATGGAAAAGCGCCGTCTTGGCCGCACCGACATGCACGTGAGCTCCCTTTGCCTCGGAACGATGACGTTCGGCGAACAGAACACGGAGGCCGAGGGCCACGCGCAGATGGATTATGCGTTTGACAAGGGCATCAACTTCTTCGACGCGGCGGAGCTTTATCCCATTCCGTCAAACCGGGAGACGCAGGGACGGACAGAACGCATCATAGGAACATGGTTCGAAAAGACAGGGCACCGCGACAAGGTCGTCATGGCGACCAAGGTGGTCGGGCGGACGGTGATGGACTGGTTTCGCGAGAACGGTCAGACGGGCGAGTTGTCCCGCAGCCAGATCGAATTCGCCGTTGACCGGAGCCTCAAGAACCTGAAAACCGATTACATCGATCTCTACCAGATCCACTGGCCGGACAGGAACGTCTCCGGCTTCGGTTCCAACCCCACGCGCTGGAAGGATGCGGAGCCGGTCGAGAACGAACACAGCATTCAGTCCACGCTCGAGGTCATGGGCGATCTGGTCAAGGCCGGGAAAGTCAGGGCTGTCGGCGTCTCCAACGAGAGTTCCTGGGGAACGATGCGCTATGTCACCGCCTCGGAGCTGTACGACGTCCCCAGGATCGCCTCGATCCAGAACGCCTATTCGATGGTCAACAGGACTTTCGAAACGGGTCTTGCGGAAATCGCGCGCCGCGAGGAGGTCGGGCTGCTGGCCTATTCGTCGCTCGCACAAGGGTACCTGACCGGAAAATACCGCAATGGCGCGTTGCCGGCCGGTGCCCGCAAGACCCTCTTCAACAAAATGCAGCGCTACGAACATCCGCGGACATTCGAGGCGGTGGACGCCTATTTCAGTCTGGCGCAGGAGGCCGGTCTCGATCCGGCACAGATGGCGCTTGCCTTTGCGAAGTCTCGCAGTTTCATGACGTCCGTCATCATCGGTGCGACCCGGATGGACCAGCTGGAAACCGACGTTGCAGCCGGCGACCTTCTCCTGAGCGACGATGTGCTTGAAAAGATCGACGCCGTTCACCAGCAATTCGGAAACACCGCGCCCTAG
- a CDS encoding arylesterase: MNRFCLIFSALVFLFSPAVAFSADLKLVVLGDSLSAGYQLGPEEGFPEQLQRALDERGFSVEVVNAGVSGDTTSGGLSRLDWSVGPDADAVIVELGANDALRGIQPELTRKNLDEMTRRLRERGVEVLLAGMLAPRNLGPEYADDFDPIYSDLAKTHDALLYPFFLEGVALNPDLNLSDGMHPNADGVAVIVENILPKVEELLARAQSS; the protein is encoded by the coding sequence GTGAACCGTTTCTGCCTAATTTTCAGCGCCCTGGTGTTCCTGTTTTCACCGGCGGTTGCTTTTTCCGCCGACCTGAAGCTTGTTGTGCTCGGCGACAGCCTGTCAGCCGGATATCAGCTGGGACCGGAGGAAGGCTTTCCCGAACAGCTGCAAAGAGCCCTTGATGAGCGCGGATTTTCGGTCGAGGTCGTGAATGCGGGCGTTTCCGGTGACACCACGTCGGGCGGTCTGTCGCGGTTGGACTGGTCGGTCGGTCCGGATGCAGATGCGGTTATCGTCGAGCTTGGCGCAAATGACGCCCTGCGGGGCATACAGCCTGAACTCACGCGCAAGAACCTCGACGAGATGACCCGCCGGCTGCGCGAGCGCGGCGTGGAAGTGCTGCTCGCCGGCATGCTGGCCCCGCGGAATCTCGGACCCGAATACGCAGACGATTTCGACCCGATCTATTCAGACCTTGCAAAGACACACGATGCTCTGCTTTACCCGTTCTTTCTCGAAGGGGTCGCCCTCAATCCGGATCTGAACCTGTCCGACGGGATGCACCCGAATGCGGACGGGGTTGCCGTCATTGTCGAAAACATCCTGCCGAAAGTGGAAGAACTTCTGGCAAGAGCCCAGTCCTCCTGA